In one Leptospira levettii genomic region, the following are encoded:
- a CDS encoding adenylate/guanylate cyclase domain-containing protein gives MIQSGLLSLWKILSEGIRAKLAWFTGTLIALTILLLSIITVRQQTAILSESYEKQAAVSKNFIAGLVMEIESISQNLIRIEEFKSRIEKQQEELKKYQTAKLVTKKKTVSVFGFKTNLFGSLGSSKVLKKFDTFFSVYLTKDDVTMLEREIRQQLREASNRNISERDWNTLVNLAAAYVKNEEKYLDIIKQPTPEENEAKSKWELDIKNIKKEIRNHKSKLDLFIAKFYADSKKRKLEELGLDTKLFRIQTFPISAMIQGETSIASFDTQIIDNTSPLAKIDHFDQMESSLVDSFQKLSDDITSVEENEKQYVYEWRDREIQALHSPLFRHQNSTKRAFNLIGIKSKLGDYREVIKEDYRITNELSQLIPKLRERIQYLKNAKPPIPPAKDKLFTSYYKSYNELVTGREKIYDEVSLRYPIPNELEEKIESLRSLRDVTLEDWVLLKFKTDPLEYEKYYQDPEAREEQRNRWKAIRKWIITAEQETPTKELKKLFPDGSFGHSRSESEEIMWKLDGTHLLEAENVPLMVLRDNFSGLIRTLVDRTDGIRAIKDNRNQIVFTAITICMVAILFAIFISGVVVQKIRKIIRSAEDVGQGNLHVHFDDGGNDEFGNLTVALNQMVSGLKEREKMRGVLGSMVDPVVVGEALKDLEKLKQGSEKVITAFFSDIAGFSTISEKLNSKELADLLNEYLSAMTLILKQHDGVLDKYIGDAIVGIFNAPLDVENHCLKAVSASVEMRDKLEGLKKEWIQNNAYIPEAHDMKFRIGLNMGYAKVGFMGTDALASYTMMGDTVNLAARLEAAGKDYGVCILVSEFVHDEIKDHFFTRKLDTVRVKGKSKPVTLYEVRCKKGEETEEDKKFVNAYETALFSYFNRKFPEAKRQFETLYQSSQDEACKLLLERCQYYIETPPELDWDGSFTRTKK, from the coding sequence ATGATTCAGTCGGGATTGTTATCCCTTTGGAAGATCCTATCGGAAGGGATTCGTGCAAAACTTGCTTGGTTTACTGGAACTCTGATAGCCTTAACCATTTTACTTTTGTCCATCATCACCGTCCGCCAACAAACAGCGATCCTTTCCGAAAGTTATGAGAAACAAGCCGCTGTTTCAAAGAACTTTATCGCAGGACTTGTGATGGAGATTGAATCTATCTCTCAAAATTTAATCCGCATTGAAGAGTTCAAATCGCGGATTGAAAAACAGCAGGAAGAATTAAAAAAATACCAAACAGCAAAACTTGTTACCAAGAAAAAAACGGTTTCCGTTTTTGGATTCAAAACCAATTTATTTGGTTCCCTAGGTTCATCCAAAGTTCTTAAGAAATTTGATACATTCTTTTCGGTCTACTTAACCAAAGATGATGTAACAATGTTAGAAAGAGAAATTCGACAACAACTAAGAGAAGCATCCAATCGTAATATCAGCGAACGAGATTGGAATACATTAGTCAATCTTGCAGCAGCGTATGTAAAAAATGAAGAAAAGTATTTAGATATCATCAAACAACCTACTCCCGAGGAAAATGAAGCAAAATCAAAATGGGAACTCGATATCAAAAACATTAAGAAGGAAATTCGAAATCATAAATCCAAACTGGATCTGTTCATTGCAAAGTTTTATGCGGACTCCAAAAAGAGAAAATTAGAAGAATTAGGTCTCGATACAAAATTATTCCGAATCCAAACATTCCCTATTTCAGCAATGATCCAAGGGGAAACTTCTATTGCCTCATTTGACACTCAGATTATTGATAATACATCTCCATTAGCAAAAATAGATCATTTTGACCAAATGGAAAGTAGTTTGGTCGATTCTTTCCAAAAACTTTCTGATGATATCACATCGGTTGAAGAAAACGAAAAACAGTATGTTTATGAGTGGAGAGATAGAGAAATCCAAGCACTGCATTCTCCCCTATTCCGCCATCAAAACTCTACCAAACGTGCCTTTAACCTAATTGGCATCAAATCAAAATTAGGTGACTATCGAGAGGTGATCAAAGAAGATTACCGAATCACCAATGAACTTTCCCAACTCATCCCAAAATTAAGAGAAAGAATTCAATACTTAAAAAATGCAAAGCCACCTATTCCACCTGCTAAAGACAAATTATTTACAAGTTATTATAAATCGTACAATGAACTGGTAACTGGTAGAGAAAAAATATATGACGAAGTTTCATTGCGGTATCCAATTCCCAATGAATTAGAGGAAAAAATCGAGTCCCTTCGAAGTTTACGTGATGTAACCTTAGAAGATTGGGTACTCTTAAAGTTTAAAACGGATCCTTTAGAGTATGAAAAATACTACCAAGACCCAGAAGCGAGAGAGGAACAACGCAATCGTTGGAAAGCCATTCGGAAATGGATCATCACTGCAGAACAAGAAACGCCCACAAAAGAATTAAAGAAACTCTTCCCGGATGGAAGTTTTGGCCATTCCAGAAGTGAATCTGAAGAAATTATGTGGAAGTTAGATGGAACACATTTATTAGAAGCTGAGAATGTTCCGTTGATGGTCTTACGTGATAATTTTTCGGGACTTATTCGAACGTTAGTGGACCGAACAGATGGTATCCGTGCCATCAAAGACAATCGAAACCAAATTGTATTCACTGCGATCACAATTTGTATGGTCGCGATTTTATTTGCGATTTTTATCTCTGGTGTTGTTGTACAAAAGATACGTAAAATCATACGAAGTGCAGAAGATGTAGGCCAAGGGAATTTACATGTACATTTTGATGATGGTGGGAATGACGAATTTGGAAATCTTACCGTTGCTTTAAACCAAATGGTTTCAGGGCTCAAAGAAAGAGAAAAAATGCGAGGGGTTTTAGGAAGTATGGTGGACCCTGTTGTTGTGGGAGAAGCATTAAAAGATTTGGAAAAATTAAAACAAGGAAGTGAAAAAGTGATCACAGCTTTTTTCTCTGACATTGCAGGTTTTAGTACCATTTCTGAAAAACTAAATTCAAAGGAACTTGCTGACCTACTCAATGAATACCTTTCAGCAATGACTCTGATTCTAAAACAACATGATGGAGTTTTGGATAAGTACATTGGGGATGCCATCGTTGGAATTTTTAATGCACCACTTGATGTTGAAAACCACTGTTTAAAAGCAGTATCTGCTAGTGTGGAAATGAGAGACAAATTAGAAGGTCTCAAAAAGGAATGGATCCAAAATAACGCTTATATTCCAGAAGCTCATGATATGAAATTCCGAATTGGACTTAACATGGGTTATGCGAAAGTGGGTTTTATGGGGACCGATGCTCTCGCTTCCTATACCATGATGGGAGACACAGTCAACCTAGCAGCAAGGCTTGAAGCCGCTGGTAAGGATTATGGGGTCTGTATCCTCGTTTCAGAATTTGTACATGATGAAATCAAAGATCATTTTTTCACCCGAAAACTAGATACAGTGCGTGTGAAAGGAAAATCAAAACCGGTCACTCTGTATGAAGTGAGATGCAAAAAGGGAGAAGAGACAGAAGAAGACAAAAAATTCGTGAATGCCTACGAAACAGCTCTATTCTCTTATTTTAATCGTAAATTTCCGGAAGCAAAACGGCAGTTTGAGACTTTATATCAGTCTTCTCAGGATGAAGCATGTAAACTTCTCTTGGAACGATGCCAATACTATATCGAAACACCTCCGGAATTGGATTGGGACGGTTCGTTTACAAGGACTAAAAAGTAG
- a CDS encoding peroxiredoxin, with the protein MALRLGDEAPNFQAETSEGKIDFHEYLGQSWGILFSHPKDYTPVCTTELGYVAKIKPEFEKRNVKVIALSVDPVDSHKGWISDINETQNTKVNYPIIADADKKVSNLYDMIHPNASETTTVRSVFVVGPDKKVKLTLTYPASTGRNFDELLRVIDSLQLTSQFSVATPANWKDGEDTIIVPSVSDEDAKKKFPKGFRTIKPYLRYTPQPNK; encoded by the coding sequence ATGGCACTAAGACTCGGCGATGAAGCACCCAATTTCCAAGCGGAAACTTCGGAAGGTAAAATTGACTTCCATGAATATTTAGGACAAAGTTGGGGGATTTTATTTTCTCATCCAAAAGACTACACTCCAGTTTGTACAACTGAGTTAGGTTATGTGGCGAAAATCAAACCTGAGTTTGAAAAAAGAAATGTGAAAGTAATTGCACTTTCCGTTGACCCTGTGGACAGCCATAAAGGTTGGATTTCTGATATCAACGAAACACAAAATACAAAAGTAAATTACCCAATCATTGCAGATGCTGATAAAAAAGTTTCTAATTTATATGATATGATCCACCCAAATGCTAGTGAGACAACTACCGTTCGATCTGTGTTTGTTGTAGGACCAGATAAAAAAGTAAAACTCACTCTTACATACCCAGCTTCCACTGGAAGAAATTTTGATGAGTTACTTCGGGTTATTGATTCTTTACAACTCACTTCTCAATTCAGTGTGGCAACTCCTGCAAACTGGAAAGACGGAGAGGATACAATCATCGTTCCATCAGTGTCCGATGAGGATGCAAAGAAAAAATTCCCAAAAGGGTTTCGCACAATCAAACCTTATTTACGTTACACACCACAACCGAATAAATAG